The genomic DNA TCGTGTCAACCTAACATAAGGAGGTTGTCATGAAGTGGCTCAAAGTTACAGCGCTGGGGCTCGTTGGCGTCTTAGCTCTGCCGCTGGTGCTTGTCGCACAGGACGAGTTGGTAATCCCCCCGAGCGACGGGACGACGTTCCTGAACCAGCAGATCGAGGCAGACGCAAGCAGGCCGCCGGGCAGGGTGTACGTACTCAAGCGGAACGGTTTCTATCTCTTCAACAACGTGCTGACCAACAGCGGTTGGGTGCTGCGTATCAAGGCCGAGGATGGCCCAGGAACCAAGCCGGTCATCTACCTCATCGCTGACCCGACCACCGGCGTATTCCCCTCGCATTTCATCGAAATGGGCGAGGATGTGTACCTGAAGGACATCGTCCTCGTCGGCTTCATCGAGTCCATGGAGGGGCAGATTGCCAACAATCCGCCGCGTCTGATCAGGTCGCGCGCGGCCGGGTTTGACCTTATCCTTGACGGATGCATCATCACGCAATCGCGAGGCGAGCACATCCGACTGGAGCAGGCAACACGGGTTGTCAAAATCACCAATTGCATCTTTGCGAACATGGGCGACCTCGGTACCTCTAACCTGGGTGCAGGCAAACCCATCGACTTCCGCAACGCCTCTTGCGACTCGGCCATCTTTATCAACAACACCTTCGTCAATTTCCATGACCGGGTTGTACGGCATCGCGCGAGCGTCGCGGCGATCAACCACTTCATCTTCGACCACAATACGGTCGTCAATTCTCTTGGCTTCCACGGCACGCTTGCCCTCGGGTGGCTCGGCAGCGAGTGCAGGATCACTAACAACCTCTTTGTCGACCATTTTATCGCTGGTGCAGACACGGACCGCACGCGCCAGGCCGAGTTCGAAGAACCCGGCGAGCTCGATCCCCGCAATGGCTTGGGCCGCATGGCCTGGGTTCTGTCAGTCCCCAACGACACGACGAAGTGGGTGGTCAAGGGGAATTACTA from Calditrichota bacterium includes the following:
- a CDS encoding T9SS type A sorting domain-containing protein — protein: MKWLKVTALGLVGVLALPLVLVAQDELVIPPSDGTTFLNQQIEADASRPPGRVYVLKRNGFYLFNNVLTNSGWVLRIKAEDGPGTKPVIYLIADPTTGVFPSHFIEMGEDVYLKDIVLVGFIESMEGQIANNPPRLIRSRAAGFDLILDGCIITQSRGEHIRLEQATRVVKITNCIFANMGDLGTSNLGAGKPIDFRNASCDSAIFINNTFVNFHDRVVRHRASVAAINHFIFDHNTVVNSLGFHGTLALGWLGSECRITNNLFVDHFIAGADTDRTRQAEFEEPGELDPRNGLGRMAWVLSVPNDTTKWVVKGNYYTVSPEVQAFYERHAAEGVLGEGPALTHHICSRLGVDSALAFIKEDIVLANRPRPMVNMAEWYRSPSGGNKTKNTPSDKWNRATDDYDRRPWQYFADTLDCSYATTTAAYSGAMGGFPVGDLNWFPTKKAEWETWLTAVERKESVPLEFALYQNYPNPFNPSTKIRFSISRPEFVTLRICDMLGREVAVPLARRVAAGDHEVTFDAGSLPSGVYLCSLKAGRQQAVKKMVLMR